Part of the Vigna angularis cultivar LongXiaoDou No.4 chromosome 1, ASM1680809v1, whole genome shotgun sequence genome, AATCCCCATTTCACCTCACCCTTCTTTTTTAATCACCCCTTTCCAAATCCTACCCACATCCTAATAAACcaaaaattagtaattttaatattatcactCACTCATCAAtcacttaattattaattaatagtaCTTTTTTTATCCAGGTGCAACATTCCTAGTTTGGTTTGGACCCACCGTTCGTCTCACCGTCTCTGATCCAGACCTCATCCGGGAAATCTTCACATCCAAGTCAGAATTTTACGAGAAAAACGAAGCTCCACCCCTCGTGAAGCAGCTGGAAGGCGATGGCCTCCTCAGCCTCAAAGGAGAAAAATGGGCTCACCATCGAAGGATTATCTCTCCCACTTTTCACATGGAGAatctaaaagtaattaattaagcCCTAACCAGCCccattgttaatattattattaaaacacGTATATGGATACTGAATcgtttatataaatatatatatatatatatatatatatatatatatatatatatatatataaataaataaataaatgagattTGGGTGTCTAAAGATAcacgtttttttttaattagttgttGATACCGGTGATGGCTACAAGCGTGGTTGAGATGTTGGAAAAGTGGTCGGCAATGGGTGAGAAGGGTGAGGTGGAAATCGAAGTTTCGGAGTGGTTTCAGAGGCTGACAGAAGACGTGATTACGAGGACGGCATTCGGAAGCAGCTACGAAGACGGGAAAGCCATTTTCCGGTTACAGGGTCAGCAGATGGACTTGGCTGCCGACGCCTTCCAGAAAGTATTCATTCCAGGTTACAGGTAATCATCGATTAATATCCATTTAAGAGAGTGAGTGCGGTGGGATTTGTGAATTAATTGGAAATGGGTATGTGCAGATTTGTACCCACAAGGAGGAACATAAAGTCGTGGAAGTTGGAGAAGGAGATAAAGAAATCGCTGGTGAAACTGATAGAGCGACGGAGGGAGAATTCGGAGAAGGTGGTGGAGAAGGGGGCGAAGGATTTGTTGGGGCTAATGATTGAGGCGTCCAACACGAATTCGACGAATGTGACAGTGGATGACATTGTGGAAGAGTGCAAGAGCTTTTTCTTTGCAGGGAAACAGACCACATCCAACCTGCTGACGTGGACGACCATTCTCCTAGCTATGCACCCACAGTGGCAGGTACGGGCACGTGAGGAGGTTCTGAAGATGTGTGGATCACGTGACCTTCCGACCAAAGACCATGTCGCAAAGCTGAGGACGGTAAGCAAATGGGAATGCTATTATCGTTGTTATTATCTGGACACCCAAATGCACAAAAATCTTCCTTTGTCTGTTTCCCCTCATCCATGACCCCTTCTCAAGGGAACATCTGCTCCAACAACCGCCAATAACGTCTTTTCGGTGTCATGTGGTGCAGGTGAGCATGATTGTGAACGAGTCGCTAAGGCTGTACCCGCCGACGATCGCCACAATCAGACGTGCCAAGACGGACGTGGAGTTGGGGGGGTACAAGATACCACGTGGGACGGAACTGCTGGTTCCAATCCTGGCCGTTCATCACGATCAGGCCATATGGGGAAACGATGCGAACGAGTTCAATCCTGGGCGTTTCAGCCAGGGGGTGGCCCGCGCCGCGAACCATCCTCTGGCCTTCATACCCTTTGGAGTGGGTGTGCGCACATGCATAGGACAAAACCTGGCAGTGCTACAAACCAAACTGGCCCTCGCAATCATACTGCAGCGTTTTAGTTTCAGGTTGGCCCCTAGTTATCAGCACGCACCAACGGTCCTCATGCTACTCTACCCTCAGTACGGCGCACCAATCATTTTCCAACGCTTCTCCACTCCTCCGCCTCCTCAACCATCCTCCTcctctcctcctcctcctcctacTCTTCTCAACGCAACTGTATAGCTGCCTTCTTCGGCTCACGGACCAAACCACCactttcctcttttttttttcttctttttaaatttattcatccTCTCCTCGACCTACTGACTCTACCATCTCAGCTTTCCTTTGCTTCTTGGCCAAGTGTCTTTTGCCAATTGCAATCTACCTGCCTACCGCTTTCAGTTATAGGACTAAAACCAGTACATGCCTAACAATTTCCTGCATACCTCCTGCTTCTCTTCACTTCTCTATCCTCTGTatattttccttcattttttttttacagggatttgtaattttgtaatgaatttttggcccttttcttttctcattattttctattcttcactctctctctttcttttctccgtcaaattttaattactttgaaATTGCTACgctcaatattaaaatatatcgtTGAATCAATATTTCTTGCGTTACAGTTTCTCAACCTTTACGTTATACAATCGCTCGTGAAAAGTACAGAATTGTGTACCCCGATGGAAGGGTCACGGGTAagcaaaaaacaacaaaatttgagCTGTTAATTcatacattttgtttttcaattctttttctttcgATCCTCTCCTCTGCTCTTTTGTTTTATTGGGACGgttttattatttcaaagtCATACATAAGTTAGGAACTTTTTCCCCAAATCTGATAACTCAAAATAATGCACTAGACATCGGTACTGTATTCGAACCCAGCACAAGAAGCCAAACTTTTTCTAACAAGACAAGTCAATGCATCATTGATAATCAACTCCTTTCATCTTAGTGACTTGCAAATCAAGTGGAATTGGACTATTCAGATATAAGACAGACTATGTGTAACATCGAACAGAATTATTTTGTATCTTgcatcctttttatttttttatacacatgtataaaagtaaaagatattctacaaaattaaacaCGCATCTTTTTCCTGTCCCGATTTTCTGATGGAAGAAATATTTCTTcaataaactattattattataatgttaaaaGACAGGCAACAGGAAGGTATGGTTTTATAGCAGCTATagggaggaagtggacgaaggaacATTGGAAACCGAATTTCTAAACCACTTCTACAATCTGCCACCGACTGACATCAATACCCATAAATCTTTATAACTGTTTGACCCCAAAGAAGAAgcattgatttagattttattCCCAGTTTCACCCTCATGATGAAGAATCATGAGCTTTTCAATGCGCTCTGCACTTTTGCAATCTCCATAGATGTAATTCCCCGAGTTCTAGAACGAAACTCATGAGTGGTAGTACTAGTAAGTAACAAGTTACGAATTGAAACTCTACCGTCCTTCACTTTCCAAGAAAGACATGTCATAATATCCCTTTCTTAATTACATTGCACTGCATGGTATAGTTTAGTAGTGGCAAAGCAAATCGAAGCTTTCTTGAATTAAGAGTAAATGGTATACAGGTAAGATTCCGAAATCCCATGGTTGTTGGGTTTCTAAGTTCCTTCTCATCGCATTGTTTATTGAGTTTGCAATAGTGATTTGTGCAACCCCCGTTTTACAGCACCGCGCAATTTCGTACGTGTTTGTATATGTATAATGTGTCTGGTGGCTAATACTGCCATACCAGTAGATACTCGGAAAAATAAATCGAAATTGTTAATAGATTGGATTGAATGAGGGGCAAGAAGAAGAGTAGAAAATAAAAGGTAGCACGAAGTGTATATATGTAATGAAGAATTAGGATAAGGACGTATTTGGACAGTGTGagttatttattgtttgtttattaAACGATATTGAAGGGGAAACTAGTTGGGTAGCTTCGTTGTATTTATTGCAAGTGGTGTTTGGCAGGGCCATGCAGAAGAGTAAGATATGTGTTAGATGAGGGatttaaaagtaagaaagaCATAAAATGTTGTTTTGAAGCAATGCAGCAGATTGTTTATTGGTTTTGTTTTATGGGATTTGTGGCATTTGAGTTGTAATTTAGTAAGAAGTAAGATTTATAGGAACAGTGTACTGCTTTTTGGGATCTTCTCATCCTCTTCCGTGGAGTGGGGGA contains:
- the LOC108336665 gene encoding cytochrome P450 734A1 → MSFTLVLKSQATNNQHNKADKKQTQPRPCSLCTTVSVCCVCCVCCVCCVHTKDIQKPTKQHFPSSCLLSTTKTIPFIMDALFSSLSFLFLLFLLKLTVLLWWRPRKIQGHFSKQGIRGPPYRFFIGNVKELVAMMLKASSKPMPFSHNILPRVLSFYHHWKKIYGATFLVWFGPTVRLTVSDPDLIREIFTSKSEFYEKNEAPPLVKQLEGDGLLSLKGEKWAHHRRIISPTFHMENLKLLIPVMATSVVEMLEKWSAMGEKGEVEIEVSEWFQRLTEDVITRTAFGSSYEDGKAIFRLQGQQMDLAADAFQKVFIPGYRFVPTRRNIKSWKLEKEIKKSLVKLIERRRENSEKVVEKGAKDLLGLMIEASNTNSTNVTVDDIVEECKSFFFAGKQTTSNLLTWTTILLAMHPQWQVRAREEVLKMCGSRDLPTKDHVAKLRTVSMIVNESLRLYPPTIATIRRAKTDVELGGYKIPRGTELLVPILAVHHDQAIWGNDANEFNPGRFSQGVARAANHPLAFIPFGVGVRTCIGQNLAVLQTKLALAIILQRFSFRLAPSYQHAPTVLMLLYPQYGAPIIFQRFSTPPPPQPSSSSPPPPPTLLNATV